A stretch of Henckelia pumila isolate YLH828 chromosome 4, ASM3356847v2, whole genome shotgun sequence DNA encodes these proteins:
- the LOC140864461 gene encoding probable E3 ubiquitin-protein ligase ZFP1 isoform X2: MGHRNTQFTGHVIDLEIYPQGHNHLHPKPCIFYGSVANYPHHNIHPVAAPTIGNRLNFNHHHLPEHQGGTFYGMPQYDGIPPQRPVVNLDLSVSVSSSSHYNPYLAPPPTGIRDFPVQINHGTFDQFSPLSSQRIVRVPTDSYGRNMPYMDGVGGSFKRNNVEGPPANYQYRNVLADSSSFVVPMTARPAESDVTSTDATSFAPPEYGGNDPTSMVESGSHQNTRNIPDFQVHNAGPMILGNYVAPSVPLPGNPWFDMHFGANGGDICTFPWAQAPELPFVRANINGACVETGNIGSQGYQVTNGNQGSNGFLHPPRPPIPQIHSNPHHPLPPVRGVRGHRVNFPSQMSASSPRISTINASNNGVNPFPDVVDARPTFLAPVLPTGFRYIQPHRREVILGSNARPQSFPHLRVLPEDEVSILETPGYHEAGNSVDQHIDMRLDIDHMSYEELLALGEQIGSVGTGLHQDFILNNLNSRTFTSGGYCVNLEEPPSMDERVNFCVICQTDYMDGETIGTLNCEHEYHHECIKTWLLLKNSCPVCKSTALHETGKDK, translated from the exons ATGGGTCACCGAAACACTCAGTTCACTGGTCATGTGATTGATCTGGAAATATACCCACAAGGTCATAACCATCTACATCCCAAACCGTGCATATTTTATGGGAGTGTCGCAAATTATCCTCATCATAATATCCACCCTGTTGCGGCTCCCACTATTGGTAACAGGCTTAATTTTAATCACCACCACCTGCCAGAACATCAAGGCGGTACTTTCTATGGGATGCCACAATACGATGGGATTCCTCCTCAACGTCCTGTCGTAAATCTTGATTTATCTGTTTCTGTGTCATCATCTAGCCATTATAATCCTTACTTGGCGCCACCCCCCACTGGTATTAGGGATTTCCCTGTTCAAATTAATCATGGGACATTCGATCAGTTTTCTCCTTTGAGCTCTCAGAGAATTGTACGTGTTCCTACAGACAGCTACGGCAGAAACATGCCATACATGGATGGTGTCGGGGGGTCATTTAAGAGAAACAATGTTGAGGGGCCTCCAGCAAATTACCAGTATCGTAATGTTTTGGCGGACTCCAGTTCCTTTGTTGTCCCAATGACTGCTAGACCGGCTGAATCTGATGTTACTTCGACAGATGCCACTTCATTTGCACCACCTGAATATGGTGGAAATGACCCAACATCAATGGTCGAAAGTGGATCTCACCAAAACACGAGGAATATACCTGATTTTCAGGTGCATAATGCCGGTCCCATGATCTTGGGAAATTATGTTGCTCCTTCGGTTCCATTGCCTGGAAATCCTTGGTTTGACATGCATTTTGGTGCAAATGGTGGTGATATCTGCACATTTCCGTGGGCGCAAGCTCCTGAGCTACCTTTTGTCCGTG CTAACATAAATGGAGCTTGTGTTGAAACGGGGAATATTGGCTCTCAAGGCTATCAAGTGACCAACGGTAACCAAGGTTCAAATGGTTTCCTACATCCCCCTCGCCCTCCTATTCCTCAAATCCACTCCAATCCCCATCATCCACTCCCACCGGTGCGAGGCGTTAGAGGACACAGGGTTAACTTTCCTTCACAAATGTCTGCCTCGTCACCCAGAATATCAACTATTAATGCTTCAAATAATGGCGTCAATCCATTCCCGGACGTCGTAGATGCCAGGCCTACATTTCTAGCTCCGGTTCTGCCAACGGGTTTTCGGTATATCCAACCTCATCGAAGGGAAGTCATACTCGGCTCCAATGCCAGACCCCAAAGCTTTCCTCATCTGAGAGTTTTACCAGAAGAT GAAGTTTCAATCTTGGAAACTCCAGGTTATCATGAAGCAGGCAATTCCGTTGATCAGCATATAGATATGCGTTTGGACATAGATCACATGTCATATGAG GAGCTTCTTGCTTTGGGAGAACAAATAGGGAGTGTCGGCACAGGGTTACATCAGGATTTCATTCTAAACAATTTGAATTCAAGAACTTTTACCTCTGGGGGGTATTGTGTCAATCTTGAAGAGCCACCGTCCATGGATGAGCGTGTCAATTTCTGTGTTATATGCCAG ACTGATTACATGGATGGAGAAACCATTGGAACTCTTAATTGTGAGCATGAATACCACCATGAATGCATCAAGACATGGCTGCTACTTAAGAACTCTTGCCCGGTATGCAAATCCACAGCTTTGCATGAAACGGGGAAGGACAAGTAA
- the LOC140864461 gene encoding probable E3 ubiquitin-protein ligase ZFP1 isoform X1 has protein sequence MGHRNTQFTGHVIDLEIYPQGHNHLHPKPCIFYGSVANYPHHNIHPVAAPTIGNRLNFNHHHLPEHQGGTFYGMPQYDGIPPQRPVVNLDLSVSVSSSSHYNPYLAPPPTGIRDFPVQINHGTFDQFSPLSSQRIVRVPTDSYGRNMPYMDGVGGSFKRNNVEGPPANYQYRNVLADSSSFVVPMTARPAESDVTSTDATSFAPPEYGGNDPTSMVESGSHQNTRNIPDFQVHNAGPMILGNYVAPSVPLPGNPWFDMHFGANGGDICTFPWAQAPELPFVRGKANINGACVETGNIGSQGYQVTNGNQGSNGFLHPPRPPIPQIHSNPHHPLPPVRGVRGHRVNFPSQMSASSPRISTINASNNGVNPFPDVVDARPTFLAPVLPTGFRYIQPHRREVILGSNARPQSFPHLRVLPEDEVSILETPGYHEAGNSVDQHIDMRLDIDHMSYEELLALGEQIGSVGTGLHQDFILNNLNSRTFTSGGYCVNLEEPPSMDERVNFCVICQTDYMDGETIGTLNCEHEYHHECIKTWLLLKNSCPVCKSTALHETGKDK, from the exons ATGGGTCACCGAAACACTCAGTTCACTGGTCATGTGATTGATCTGGAAATATACCCACAAGGTCATAACCATCTACATCCCAAACCGTGCATATTTTATGGGAGTGTCGCAAATTATCCTCATCATAATATCCACCCTGTTGCGGCTCCCACTATTGGTAACAGGCTTAATTTTAATCACCACCACCTGCCAGAACATCAAGGCGGTACTTTCTATGGGATGCCACAATACGATGGGATTCCTCCTCAACGTCCTGTCGTAAATCTTGATTTATCTGTTTCTGTGTCATCATCTAGCCATTATAATCCTTACTTGGCGCCACCCCCCACTGGTATTAGGGATTTCCCTGTTCAAATTAATCATGGGACATTCGATCAGTTTTCTCCTTTGAGCTCTCAGAGAATTGTACGTGTTCCTACAGACAGCTACGGCAGAAACATGCCATACATGGATGGTGTCGGGGGGTCATTTAAGAGAAACAATGTTGAGGGGCCTCCAGCAAATTACCAGTATCGTAATGTTTTGGCGGACTCCAGTTCCTTTGTTGTCCCAATGACTGCTAGACCGGCTGAATCTGATGTTACTTCGACAGATGCCACTTCATTTGCACCACCTGAATATGGTGGAAATGACCCAACATCAATGGTCGAAAGTGGATCTCACCAAAACACGAGGAATATACCTGATTTTCAGGTGCATAATGCCGGTCCCATGATCTTGGGAAATTATGTTGCTCCTTCGGTTCCATTGCCTGGAAATCCTTGGTTTGACATGCATTTTGGTGCAAATGGTGGTGATATCTGCACATTTCCGTGGGCGCAAGCTCCTGAGCTACCTTTTGTCCGTGGTAAAG CTAACATAAATGGAGCTTGTGTTGAAACGGGGAATATTGGCTCTCAAGGCTATCAAGTGACCAACGGTAACCAAGGTTCAAATGGTTTCCTACATCCCCCTCGCCCTCCTATTCCTCAAATCCACTCCAATCCCCATCATCCACTCCCACCGGTGCGAGGCGTTAGAGGACACAGGGTTAACTTTCCTTCACAAATGTCTGCCTCGTCACCCAGAATATCAACTATTAATGCTTCAAATAATGGCGTCAATCCATTCCCGGACGTCGTAGATGCCAGGCCTACATTTCTAGCTCCGGTTCTGCCAACGGGTTTTCGGTATATCCAACCTCATCGAAGGGAAGTCATACTCGGCTCCAATGCCAGACCCCAAAGCTTTCCTCATCTGAGAGTTTTACCAGAAGAT GAAGTTTCAATCTTGGAAACTCCAGGTTATCATGAAGCAGGCAATTCCGTTGATCAGCATATAGATATGCGTTTGGACATAGATCACATGTCATATGAG GAGCTTCTTGCTTTGGGAGAACAAATAGGGAGTGTCGGCACAGGGTTACATCAGGATTTCATTCTAAACAATTTGAATTCAAGAACTTTTACCTCTGGGGGGTATTGTGTCAATCTTGAAGAGCCACCGTCCATGGATGAGCGTGTCAATTTCTGTGTTATATGCCAG ACTGATTACATGGATGGAGAAACCATTGGAACTCTTAATTGTGAGCATGAATACCACCATGAATGCATCAAGACATGGCTGCTACTTAAGAACTCTTGCCCGGTATGCAAATCCACAGCTTTGCATGAAACGGGGAAGGACAAGTAA
- the LOC140864462 gene encoding glutamate receptor 2.6-like isoform X2 has protein sequence MLIAQMATMTPWSNGSVTNKFVRIEHDPSTNTSVFSGFSLQVFDRTVQNLKYSLPYEYIVFDGTYTELVKQVQLKKFDAAVGDIAIISSRYAYVEFTHAHTESGVVMVVPVQSRSHRAWLFMKPFTKAMWLLTLSINIYNGFVIWIIEKNYCPELQRQPFLHQIGTLFWLAFATIFPLQVQHLKPVIDHIEILKSENAHVGCSKRSFVKGYLEEALHFKSENIKNFTSTEAYADALWSGEIAAAFLEVPVAKLFVAKYCKSFVIAGPTYQVGGYGFAFPKGSLLLPDMDEALLNIFETGLLKDLEDNLLASEKCVEIQSDNETVSLSPQSFFVLFIFTGGTSTVALVVYYFHREWKAEVEDSMAGHKGVWMLMLMVVEKWREHRRKFSRKVSDVECPN, from the exons ATGCTGATAGCACAAATGGCTACAATGACTCCATGGTCTAATGGATCGGTCACAAACAAATTTGTCCGAATCGAACACGATCCCTCCACAAACACTAGCGTTTTCTCTGGATTTTCACTTCAAGTCTTCGACAGAACAGTGCAGAATCTGAAATATTCATTGCCTTATGAGTACATTGTCTTCGATGGAACATACACTGAACTGGTGAAGCAAGTCCAGTTAAAG AAATTCGATGCAGCCGTTGGTGACATTGCGATAATATCGAGTCGATATGCTTACGTAGAATTCACTCATGCTCACACGGAGTCGGGAGTGGTGATGGTCGTCCCAGTTCAATCCCGTTCCCACCGAGCCTGGTTGTTCATGAAGCCCTTTACAAAGGCAATGTGGCTTCTAACACTCAGCATAAATATATACAATGGATTCGTCATATGGATCATCGAGAAAAATTACTGCCCTGAACTACAAAGGCAGCCGTTTCTTCATCAGATAGGAACTCTGTTCTGGTTGGCTTTCGCCACCATATTTCCATTACAAG TGCAGCATCTCAAACCAGTGATCGATCATATCGAGATATTAAAGAGCGAAAACGCGCATGTGGGATGCTCCAAGAGGTCTTTCGTGAAGGGTTATTTGGAGGAAGCGTTGCATTTTAAAAGCGAAAACATCAAGAATTTCACTTCAACTGAGGCATATGCTGATGCTCTGTGGAGTGGTGAGATTGCAGCCGCCTTTCTTGAAGTCCCGGTGGCCAAACTTTTCGTGGCCAAGTATTGCAAGAGTTTTGTTATTGCTGGTCCTACTTACCAAGTTGGGGGATATGGATTT GCATTTCCTAAAGGATCCCTGCTACTTCCAGACATGGATGAAGCCTTGCTGAATATATTCGAAACCGGTTTGCTAAAGGATTTAGAGGACAACTTATTAGCCTCGGAGAAATGCGTGGAAATTCAATCCGATAACGAAACCGTGAGCCTGAGCCCTCAAAGTTTCTTCGTGCTGTTCATATTCACCGGAGGCACGTCGACGGTGGCGCTTGTGGTGTACTATTTTCACAGGGAATGGAAAGCCGAAGTCGAAGACTCCATGGCTGGTCATAAAGGGGTTTGGATGCTGATGTTGATGGTTGTGGAGAAATGGAGGGAACATAGGAGGAAATTCTCAAGAAAAGTTAGTGATGTTGAATGTCCAAACTAG
- the LOC140864462 gene encoding glutamate receptor 2.6-like isoform X1, protein MLIAQMATMTPWSNGSVTNKFVRIEHDPSTNTSVFSGFSLQVFDRTVQNLKYSLPYEYIVFDGTYTELVKQVQLKKFDAAVGDIAIISSRYAYVEFTHAHTESGVVMVVPVQSRSHRAWLFMKPFTKAMWLLTLSINIYNGFVIWIIEKNYCPELQRQPFLHQIGTLFWLAFATIFPLQGDKLHSNLSKVATVVWLFVALIITQSYTASLTSMLTVQHLKPVIDHIEILKSENAHVGCSKRSFVKGYLEEALHFKSENIKNFTSTEAYADALWSGEIAAAFLEVPVAKLFVAKYCKSFVIAGPTYQVGGYGFAFPKGSLLLPDMDEALLNIFETGLLKDLEDNLLASEKCVEIQSDNETVSLSPQSFFVLFIFTGGTSTVALVVYYFHREWKAEVEDSMAGHKGVWMLMLMVVEKWREHRRKFSRKVSDVECPN, encoded by the exons ATGCTGATAGCACAAATGGCTACAATGACTCCATGGTCTAATGGATCGGTCACAAACAAATTTGTCCGAATCGAACACGATCCCTCCACAAACACTAGCGTTTTCTCTGGATTTTCACTTCAAGTCTTCGACAGAACAGTGCAGAATCTGAAATATTCATTGCCTTATGAGTACATTGTCTTCGATGGAACATACACTGAACTGGTGAAGCAAGTCCAGTTAAAG AAATTCGATGCAGCCGTTGGTGACATTGCGATAATATCGAGTCGATATGCTTACGTAGAATTCACTCATGCTCACACGGAGTCGGGAGTGGTGATGGTCGTCCCAGTTCAATCCCGTTCCCACCGAGCCTGGTTGTTCATGAAGCCCTTTACAAAGGCAATGTGGCTTCTAACACTCAGCATAAATATATACAATGGATTCGTCATATGGATCATCGAGAAAAATTACTGCCCTGAACTACAAAGGCAGCCGTTTCTTCATCAGATAGGAACTCTGTTCTGGTTGGCTTTCGCCACCATATTTCCATTACAAG gTGATAAGTTGCACAGCAACTTGTCAAAAGTGGCGACAGTGGTGTGGTTATTTGTAGCTCTGATAATCACTCAAAGCTACACAGCAAGTCTTACGAGCATGCTAACAGTGCAGCATCTCAAACCAGTGATCGATCATATCGAGATATTAAAGAGCGAAAACGCGCATGTGGGATGCTCCAAGAGGTCTTTCGTGAAGGGTTATTTGGAGGAAGCGTTGCATTTTAAAAGCGAAAACATCAAGAATTTCACTTCAACTGAGGCATATGCTGATGCTCTGTGGAGTGGTGAGATTGCAGCCGCCTTTCTTGAAGTCCCGGTGGCCAAACTTTTCGTGGCCAAGTATTGCAAGAGTTTTGTTATTGCTGGTCCTACTTACCAAGTTGGGGGATATGGATTT GCATTTCCTAAAGGATCCCTGCTACTTCCAGACATGGATGAAGCCTTGCTGAATATATTCGAAACCGGTTTGCTAAAGGATTTAGAGGACAACTTATTAGCCTCGGAGAAATGCGTGGAAATTCAATCCGATAACGAAACCGTGAGCCTGAGCCCTCAAAGTTTCTTCGTGCTGTTCATATTCACCGGAGGCACGTCGACGGTGGCGCTTGTGGTGTACTATTTTCACAGGGAATGGAAAGCCGAAGTCGAAGACTCCATGGCTGGTCATAAAGGGGTTTGGATGCTGATGTTGATGGTTGTGGAGAAATGGAGGGAACATAGGAGGAAATTCTCAAGAAAAGTTAGTGATGTTGAATGTCCAAACTAG